A stretch of DNA from Manihot esculenta cultivar AM560-2 chromosome 7, M.esculenta_v8, whole genome shotgun sequence:
GTAGTACAAGAATATTCAACTTTGTCTATCTAATGACTATGCTTTTCGGTCTGATCTTAGGCTCCGACTCACCCTCCATGCAAGAAACTTGTGAAGGAACCCTTAGGTTTTCGGGGTATTGGATTCTCACTAATGTTTGCTTTACTCGGCCGACATTCTCACTCCCACTTCATCCATCCTTGCTCGCGCGGGTGCTTCCATCTAAGGCGGAACACTCTCCTACTGTTTCACTTTTACATCCTACAGCTTCAGCAAATCGATTAGAGCTTTAAGGGAATTCAATAGCTCGTCCCTAATTCAAAAACAATCGATTAAACGTctttatatttttgtaaatcGAATTATTTAGTCCTTTTGTCAAACATAAATATTCAAGGCAGCTAATAGTTTCTTTAACAAAAAAAGGCAAGATGGGATGACATGACATAGCTCCCTTCTCCCTTAagctaaaaaatttaaatttcaagttTGGTTTTATGAAATAGAAGGACGTTTTAATTGAATGGTTTTGAAATAGGGACAAAATAGTGAATTTCCTGAAAATCTAGGGACTTGATAGCAATTCTCTCTTATCTTTTAGATCATAATTAGAGGGCGCGGTCGATGAGTTAGGAACCTAACCTTGAAGGGTCTAATCAATAACCAAATGAGGTTAATGAAGGTAGGGTTAGGGATAAGAAAACTGTTTTTCAATCTCTTAATGTAATTCAGCACATAAAGGTGACAACTTTTCAAAGCACCCCAATAGGCCACTCTTTGTTTTTATCTATCCAGACATGAAGGCCCatgcttttgatttttttcaagTATGCTTCTTGAGACAAGGTATAGTATCCATCAAGTTAGGCATCAAGAACATGaaccttaaaacataaaaaaaggaGAGAAATATTGTATTATCATATAACTTTGTCTTTACATTTTCTATTGGTGGGTATAAAGCTTAGCCTAGCTACATGGGTTTAAATTATTCATTGAGAAATGTGGGTGTCTTGTTTTCCCATGGCAGCTAAGCTATAGGATCTCTAGTCTTAGATAATGTTTGCTCCTACTTCTCTGGACCAAAATCAAATGCTTTTCAATTTCTACTCATAATAAGGTTTGTTTATACTCTACTTTATATATAGCTTTGATCTTAATATAGCAATTCACTTATCATCACAGCAAGTTCTGCAGAATTTGcatctcttctctctttttctgttttgtttctgTGAGTATTTGCAACTTTTTCCCATAATTTTCTCTTCATTCTTTGATCATTGTAATATGAGCTTCTGAAAATTTAGTGTTGGTTTTATGAAATCTGCTAGTTCTTGCTAGATTGTTAGAAATAGAACTCACATTTTCTCTGAAACTTGTTAAAGTTAGATCTTCGTCTGTAAAATCATGTTTGTAAAGTGGGGTTCAATTTCTTTTCTTAGAATAACAATTTGGTGAATCTGATAATTAATTTTGCCTTTTGCAATTTTATCTGCCAATTGATTCTTGCAGGCATTTGTGTCTTTTTTACTGCATATGTTGTAAATTATACCTGTGGAGGGACTAATGGCTGTAGAAACTGAAGATGTCATCCCTGATCATTTCGTTACAAGCAGTTACTGAATCACTCTGAAATTATTGCATCATTGATCActttctccctctctctctctctctctctcttcgctCCTTCTGAGCATTTGACATGAGTCTACTCCTTGCCTGCAGAAATTATTTGCAAACAGTTTCTTACCTTTTCTAATGATGATTACTAATATTGTTTATATCTGCTGTTGTGTGCATAGTGTGCTTGAGCTTCCTCTCAATTAATCTTAAAACAGTATCATAGCTATTATTAGGTTGCATTGAGACATGGTCCTAGGTGTGTTCAATAATTGACAAAAGTAAGAGAAGCATCAGGACATTGTGTTTCATGATTCATGGAAAAGATTGAAAAGGGCATTTCAAGATATTTTAGCTCACGAGATTTCTCAGCACAAATCCTGATAGTTCTTTTCATATTAAACCATTTCAGGACCAGGACTCATGGAAATCCACAAATGAGCAAGGACATCTCTTAGAGAAAACAACTGCTGAAAGCTCGGTCTGCTAGCGCATTTTGCACGATCTAAACAAGTTTCAACAAAGATCAGAACAGGACTATGAGCGGTTTTAGTTCTGAAAGGTCAAAGCCCTGGAATGTTTACACGAGTTCAGACCCTACCCCTTCGCAGACTGGAGTCTTCGACCGAGAAGCTCCATGGAAAAGTTTTGGAACATCAATGAATGCTATTGCCTTTGGATTTGTTGCAACAGCTATATTGATATCGATGTTCCTTATAATGGCAATCTTCGAACATCTGTTTAAGCCAAACCCTTCGTTTTCTTCACCTCAAGACATGATCAACAGTTCCCTCGAATCAGGACCAGTAGACAAACTTGGAAATCCAGAAACAGTAAGTTTTCCATTTCTGAACAATGTTTTTCTGATTCATTAGATTCTAACTGGAATTCAAACTCAAAACAACACGTCCCATAAACAACTTCAACATCAGTGAGTTAAAGCTCATTGGTCAAATCCGAATATTTTCACCCTAAAGTTGGATTGATCATAATTGGTTGTGACTTGGAAACAGGTGGCAGCAACATCATACGCATCTGATTTTTCAGTAGTTATGCCTGGACAGAACTATCCGACATTCATTGCTCAACCAGCTCCTCTTCCATGTACAAGGGAAGGGATATACTGGCCTTCCCATGAACATAAAAAGCTTGTAGTTCCTTAGTTAAAtgctatataaatatatatatacacttgcATTTTGGTGTAGAAGGTTGCTGTTTATAGTATAATATACAGAACAGGATGGCTCACCACTTCTTCACTCATTTCTTCATCTAAGTTATCTTTTCTAAGGAATTTTTGTATGTTGAAATTGAAGCAGCAGTAAACTTCTGATATAATTGATAACATATCTCCTTTGTTTAGCCAAGAAAACAGAGGTTGCTGAGTGGCTTTGTTTGCTGGGAGGTGGGGAAGGAGATGGTTGGCAGATTTGGGGTGGTTTTGGTGTTACCAAAGCCTGTTCAGCTAAACTGATTTAGTTGTTGGTAGTTATTCTAACAGTGATTTGTAAACGAAAAAATATTAGCTTAATATTATGATTAGATTgaggaaaaaggaaaattagagAATCTTTTCATGTTTGGTTAGGAGGAAATTGAAAGGAATCTGCTATTTTCTCTCTAAGTTGGAAGGGAAGTGAgagaatatttttaaatgacTAAAATATCTCCAtgttttatgtgttatttttaaaaatttagggataaaattataattttatatttaaaaagctATTTTCTATCcactattttctttcttttatccaAACACATTTACAAAAGGTTGTTTTCCCTTTtaatcattattttcttttatttttctcctaTTATTTTCCTTCTAACCAAACACAATGTAAAAGTTTGACGGACAAGGTTCAAGCAGCGTAAAGGGAGAAGCTTCTGCAGTCAAAACCAAAGAGGGTAATGTTAAAGAGAGGGTGagtgaaattaaaagaaaaaagagttaAAATACTTATTTGTAATTTTACGCTTTTAATAATGGAAAATTACAGTTTGAtccattaaattatttaattgatgataaatattatttaaaaaaattgatggtaaatattaaatttattgatgaACTCAAAGAACTAAGAATTGAATTTAATTGTTCAATTcaacttatattttaaattatttttaaacttatGGAGAGAAAGTAAACTAATTGGcacttgaattaaattatttaattgaaacaaAATTTTAGAGAATAATGTTGTAAAGTTAAAGGAGAAAAatgttaagaatattttaatatatttttaaaattaaaagattaattagtaaatttttaatattatagggattaaataataattttttattattatataatttagataaaactcaacaaaattaataattgtaataaaattattaaatatacttATATCCTAAAATTTCTCATCTTGATGGattttattttagtaaattGAAGTTGATGActgaaatgaaataaataactaatttaAGGATAATTATGCAATTAATCGAAATATGGGCTTACCGCTTACCGGAGTTCACAATAATGGAAACTAAAAGAGAGATAGAGATGTTATGGCGACGCCTTCTTTGGAGTTCATATTGTCTTGCGGAGTCAAAATCTCTGCTCACGGCAAGCCAATCCATcaacatttcatgaaaaagcCGCAACCCCTGGTGATGATAGCGATTTTAACCAAACTATTGAAGAACTCGCGCACTTTTTCGTAGCTTGTGAAGTGGTTCAATATGCACGCCGCATGTTCGGTAGCAGTTCCCATAAGCCAAATATGGAGTCTGTTGATAAGTGCTTGAAATGAACCCCGTAGTAAGCCCATTAATTTGTACTAAAAAATATGCTGCAATTGGGTGTCCAGTCCTCCAAATTCACATTTCCTTTCGTTCTTAAAGCACGTTCGACTCTTCAAGCAATTGAAGAAAGCATAGACATCCGTGTTCATGCCAAAAAGCTCCAACTTGATTCTGATGTTTATAACTCCACTGCTTTGTTTGACATGTACTCGAAATGTGGATTTTGGATGCTGCAGAGTCTGTGTTGCATGATGAAATTATGCAATTCCTTGTCCGAATGCAAAAGGATTCCATGAACACCAACTCTTCATCAATTGTGGCAGTTCTTCAAGCAGTTGCTCAGGCTAATGCTTTGAGGCATGGCAAGGCAATGCATGGTCTTTGTGTGAGGAAGTGGTTGCAAATGGGATCAGTTTCATAGCTTATGACAGAAGAATTTTTGACAGGATGAGTAAAAATAAACTGACTTGGAGAGCTATGATTGGTGCTTAAATCATTTGTGATTTTGTGCGGGAGGCATTGGCACTTTTGCAGGAAATGATGAGGCACAAATACTTTGCCACTGTACTTAGAGCTAGTGCATAGTTAAAAGTCTCGAGCACAGGGAGATGCATGCATTGTTACACTGTCAAATTGGGCTTTGTTTCAGATTTGATGTGGAGAAATAGTCTAATTCTTTTATGAAATGAATTTGAAAGATACAGTTTCATTTCATATACTGAATGATAAATCAGAAAAGGCTGTAGGCATGTTCCATAAGATGCAATAGTCTGGAATGAATCCATAATTGGCAACCATGGTAGCTGTCCTGCGGGTTTGTGCTTATGGTTATTGCAGTCATTATTATGCAACTATTTGAAAATTTGTGATGCAATGTTCGGTTCTAATCTAAATAAACGTACTAGAcgaatttttgaattaattcgGTTCAAAATTTTATTCGGTTCGCGACCACTAACCATAAAAAAACCGGAAGAGGAGATAAGCTAACACgttaaaatcaattatttatttattttaatataatcaattGCTGTGGGTAACTCttcaaaattaagaaattaaaaccATGCAAATGGAGAATCTTCGTGATTTTCTTCATATAGGTTAGTATGGTTGAAGATTTgactataatattttatgtaatatttaaatttaaataattatttagattttaaaataatattaatttaaaatttaaattatataattatttggaATATTTTTTTGGGAAAGAGTTCCTTTTCTTTATAATTATAACCAGACAAATACCCACGCATTGTGtgaatattttagtttttaaattgctattacataaaattataaaatattaatttatttttaattatttatatttattatttataataactaTAGATGTATGAAGCTTCTCGCTTAGTTTGATTGACAGAACAAAGAAAAttcttaattagaaaaaaacacAACAAACAAAATTGCAAATCATTTGTGCTCCATGGATATGCCAATGTAAAagctattaaattaattttaaaacgtgatttttgagttttattACCTTCAACCACCATTTTATGGTTGCATATATAAACTTATACACTACTAGGGCTGAGCGTACATcggtttaaactgaaaaatcgaaccgaaccgattgatTTCGGTTTAATGGTTCGATTAATCGAaaagttcggttcggttcgattaatatttttcaattcattcggttttcggttcgtttcggtttaaacatgttaaataacgGAAAAAccgatttttaatatatttttattatttaaaacactggtttgatttatatttttaaattttatatagatttatatgaattttttaaatattatctttatatattcagacaatttttattgataaatttatgtgaaacatttattgaattattttactgaaattagaagaaaaaatttaaaaaaatacagatttcggtttaaatcgaatcgaattgaaccgaaccgaaccgatttttatcggttcgattcggttcggttatatttttataatcggttttttcggtttttaatatttttacaattcgattttcgattttttcggttcggttcgattcggaaccgaaccgaccgattgcacagccctaTACACTACTAACCAATTTTACTAATGGATTAATAGCCGCAGTTCCACATATCACAGGTGCTTTTATACAGACCTGAACGATATTATAGCCTGTTAAATTTAGCCTATTAAAAAGTTTTGCCACACGCTAATAACTGATTTTGTCTTGCATTAGACTCATCAGGAAAGCGGCTTCAGTCCAACTAGTATATGCAGTAATGATGATTCCACACACAATGGCTGATCAATTCTCCCTCCAATTTTCACGGCATCTActctataaaaaagaaaatgtaacaattttttcaaaattaaatcaaacataATATTAAGATTTTCTAAAAGATTCTTTTATATCAATAGAAAGGAATATGAGTGTAACATGATGGAAGACTAAAAGGAGAAGTGCAAATGAATTTATTGTGTAAAAAACGTTGAAAGAGCAAGAAAAACATGTAGTTTTCCTTGTCACAGGACATTTCCCAACAAAATAAGATATATACTTGTCAATATTTATATAGATATGGATATTCAGGTTGGCACTTTCCAGATTTCTTTGCCACCATATACAGTAGCCTGAATTTGAAATGTCATGCAATTTCAGCCATTAAAAGGACTAAAATTGTTTTGGCTCTGTTTGAAATTGCCATCTTTATGCGGAATGCAATGCTGTCCAGATTTGTAGGCAATAAAGAAGTTGCTGTGCCTCTCatgaaaatttttctttttcaccaTAAGAAATTACCATTAATGCATACTCAAGCTTTTCAAAGGAATTGCCAATCCACAAAACAACAAGTCTTCTATCTCTTCACTTGCATTCATGGAGAGGAAGTTTCATGgtacaaaaaagaagaaaggaacaGGAAGTCTGTAGAGAAGATAAGCTTCTAGTGTAGCATCTCAATTATTCTGTGTGGGTTGTGATAGCTTTGCTTTTCCAAATCCACATACTTTTTTCCCAACACATCCCTCTTCCCACTTTCTGCTTAATACTCTGATTTCCAAGTTAATCTCTTGGATGAACTGATCAGTAAGACCTTCAATACTTGCACAACTTCAACTTATTTCTGCTTCCTACTTGatacatatattttaaaaaagggGATAATGATGAATAGTGAAAGGattaattttaaacaaaacattttctgttttttttttcttccaaatAATGTATCTATGAGAATAATAACTGTGTAAATATGATATCAGTATCATTGACCAACGATTGATTGCGACCCCCTTCAAGTGTATGTGGTGTACTTTCTGCGGGCTCagtgtttcttttttctttttgaggcTTTTGATGAAAACGACCCATATCCATATCTAAAGCTGATCTTATGTTTTTTGATGGTCTTGACTTATTTAAACCaggaaaatgaatgaaatggaGCAAAAAGAAGCTCTTTTTAGTTCAGTGAATAGTATAGATGGCTTTGCTTTCGGTTTCTTTTAGAAACGAATTCCTGTAGATGCTTTTCGATAAAGGATGATTATTTTTGTGATCACAGCAAAGCCTTATGAAGGTGGGATCGTAACCTCACTCATCTTCTTTGCAAGAACCATATGGTGTTTACAGGATTGTCTGTACTGGTGGATCGTAGCATCCAGAATTGGTTTCATTTACTGCTTCTAGAGTGGAAAGTCAACGTCACAACCCTCAAAAGGAAATTTTACTTGGAAAGGCCGACCAAGACTGTGCTTAATGAACCCTAAGTTTGGAGTCTTAAATGTTTCGTAAGTTGCCAGCCAACCAAAGTTGCACTCTGTCAATTTCATGTTTCATGTTTCATGATTCATTGTATTATCTTAAACAAATCCTAGAGACTCTTGATACATGGGCTTGAAAATTGTCAGGAAGCAATTAGAACTCGCATTTCTCTCGCACTCGATTAAATTGTCCCTTTTCGCTGCATATTTTGCCCTTCAAAGGGGCAGTAGGTAGGCTCTGCGAGGCCAAGCACAAAGTTCAACAGGGCAGCGTTGGATTTGACTTGTTGGACGAATGGACACCGACCTCTTACATCCCACATTTGTACTCCAAGAAACGCTTGACTGGTAACACACCATGCTCGATGAAACAGGCAGCTACCAGATGAGGACATAAAATTACC
This window harbors:
- the LOC110618764 gene encoding uncharacterized protein LOC110618764 is translated as MSGFSSERSKPWNVYTSSDPTPSQTGVFDREAPWKSFGTSMNAIAFGFVATAILISMFLIMAIFEHLFKPNPSFSSPQDMINSSLESGPVDKLGNPETVAATSYASDFSVVMPGQNYPTFIAQPAPLPCTREGIYWPSHEHKKLVVP